ATCCTTTCGGTTTACCCACCAGGTGAAATTAAGAAGCAGTTTCTGGAATACTTTTTCTAAGAATAGTAAATCTGGTTTTCCATTATTTTTTTCATCAATTTTAAAAACACGGAAGCACGACCACGCATGTACAGGCGGGTTTACGTCACTCATATTCCATTCATAAGCAGGAAGCTGTCCGTTAGGATGCATATACCATTCTTTGGTAAGGAGCAAAAGCTGTCCCTTGGCAAACTCCGCATCTATAATGGAGAAAGGTACACAGTGAAATGCCAGATCCCATGTAGCATACCACGGATATTCCCATTTATCAGGCATGGAAATAATATCTTTATTATGAAGATGATTCCATTCAGTATTTCTTACATATTCATTGAAATTTCTTGGAGCTTCAAAATTAGGATCTCCTTTCAGCCATTTTCCGATATTGTAATGATAGAACTGCTTATTCCAGAGAAGTCCTGCAAAAGCCTGTCGCTGAACATTTCTTTCATCTTCATTAACAGTATCATTCTGAATTCCTTTATAAAACTCTTCGGCTTCAGCTTGACGGGTTTCAAAAATAGAGTCAAAGTTTTCAAAAGGCTTGTCTGCCTCATCAGGACATAGCCTGAACTCAAAAACTTTCGATTCCCCGGCATCAATACTCTCATCAATAAGAAAAGCAGCTTTGCTTCCTCTTTTTTCAGGATTTACAGTGTTTCCCTGATGAATAATAAAATCATTAATTCCATCCTTAAAATAGGTATTTTCAGATGGGGGAGCTCCATAAAGCTTTGGAGTATTGGTTTCATTGTCACAAAATACACTTTGGGCATTTGAATTTCGGGAATACAGTTTCCTGATTGAAATACTGTCGTGTCCAATATTGATACTTCCGTCATGAGAAGTATTGAGTTCTCCTTTATAAGTATTATATCCCCATTTCCAGTTGTTTCTAAACCATAGAGTAGGAGCCACAAGAATAGGAGCAGCATGCTGACTTCGGTTGCAGACTGTTACTCTGGCCAGAATATCATTGTGATCAGCTTTACAATATTCGATGAAAATATCAAAATATTCATCATTATCGAAAATTCCGGTATCGAAAATTTCATACTCCGGTTCTTTCTTACTGCGTTTTCCGTTTTCTGCAACAAGCTCATCATAAGGAAACGCATTGATAGGATATTTATATACCATCTTCATATAGCTATGAGTAGGTGTATTATCCAGATAATAAAAGATTTCTTTGATGTCTTCTCCATGATTCCCCTGAGGGTTACTCAATCCGAAGAATCGTTCTTTTACCATTTTATCTTTCTTATTCCAAAACGAAAAAGCAAAACAGAACAGCTGCTTTACATCAGAAATTCCGGCGATGCCTTCCTCTCCCCAGCGGTAAGTGTAGCTTTCAGCATTATTATGATTGGTAAAATTCCAGGCGTTTCCGTTTGGGCTATAATCTTCCCGTACATTTCCCCACTGCCGGTTGCTTACATAAGGTCCCCAGTTTTTCCATTTGGTATCTTGTAATCTTTCTTTTTCAGCGGTCATATCTCATCATTTTTCCATACGAAGTTAGTTTTTTTGAGAAGTAAT
This sequence is a window from Chryseobacterium culicis. Protein-coding genes within it:
- a CDS encoding MGH1-like glycoside hydrolase domain-containing protein, which produces MTAEKERLQDTKWKNWGPYVSNRQWGNVREDYSPNGNAWNFTNHNNAESYTYRWGEEGIAGISDVKQLFCFAFSFWNKKDKMVKERFFGLSNPQGNHGEDIKEIFYYLDNTPTHSYMKMVYKYPINAFPYDELVAENGKRSKKEPEYEIFDTGIFDNDEYFDIFIEYCKADHNDILARVTVCNRSQHAAPILVAPTLWFRNNWKWGYNTYKGELNTSHDGSINIGHDSISIRKLYSRNSNAQSVFCDNETNTPKLYGAPPSENTYFKDGINDFIIHQGNTVNPEKRGSKAAFLIDESIDAGESKVFEFRLCPDEADKPFENFDSIFETRQAEAEEFYKGIQNDTVNEDERNVQRQAFAGLLWNKQFYHYNIGKWLKGDPNFEAPRNFNEYVRNTEWNHLHNKDIISMPDKWEYPWYATWDLAFHCVPFSIIDAEFAKGQLLLLTKEWYMHPNGQLPAYEWNMSDVNPPVHAWSCFRVFKIDEKNNGKPDLLFLEKVFQKLLLNFTWWVNRKDKNGKNIFGGGFLGLDNIGAFDRNMELKDGQHLEQADGTSWMAMYALNMMRIAMELAQYYQVYEDMAIKFFEHYLYIAEAMENLGESTKGLWNEEDGFFYDVLQLGNGESVSLRLRSIVGLIPMFAVEIVDHHLLEKMPNFKTRMEWILKNKPELTKLVSHWDEEGHGRKHLMSILRKNRLTKVLTRMLDENEFLSSYGIRAMSKVYEENPFVFSVHGSENMVYYTPAESDSRMFGGNSNWRGPIWFPINFLIVESLQRFHFYYGNSLKVEFPTGSGDKRNLDEVAQNISKRLCSIFLKDEYGQRAFNGGNPKFNYDEHFRDYITFFEYFHGDNGRGVGASHQTGWTATVAKLIKPRLTF